Proteins encoded together in one Bradyrhizobium sp. CB82 window:
- a CDS encoding TetR/AcrR family transcriptional regulator translates to MKKTKRGRPPKDLAGDAQARILDAAQQLFLEKGYRSASIDDISELAPASKPTIYAHFPGKDALFAAVVARTIDGLTDFEGFSPEGRTIEDKLMSLGTAIVERVVEESLGMVRVTIAESQRFPELSRNVHDAARDRSLAAVSQLLDDATQKLARTPKSPFSAKRSRATAQIFLDLILLPMLFRSLVGETQKDLKKELPGFVRERVGFFLAACETDWSY, encoded by the coding sequence CGTGGCAGACCGCCCAAGGATCTTGCCGGCGACGCGCAGGCGCGAATCCTCGACGCTGCCCAGCAGCTGTTTCTGGAGAAGGGGTACCGCAGCGCCAGCATCGACGACATTTCCGAGCTCGCTCCTGCGAGCAAGCCAACGATCTACGCCCATTTCCCCGGCAAGGACGCGCTGTTCGCGGCGGTGGTTGCCCGCACCATCGACGGCTTGACGGACTTCGAGGGCTTCTCGCCCGAGGGCCGCACCATCGAGGACAAGTTGATGAGCCTGGGGACAGCCATCGTCGAAAGAGTGGTCGAAGAATCGCTCGGCATGGTGCGCGTGACGATCGCGGAATCGCAGCGGTTCCCCGAACTGAGCCGCAACGTTCACGACGCTGCGCGCGATCGCTCCCTGGCCGCGGTGTCCCAGCTGCTGGACGACGCCACGCAGAAGCTCGCTCGCACCCCGAAGAGCCCTTTCAGCGCCAAGCGAAGCCGTGCTACCGCGCAGATCTTTCTCGACCTGATTCTGCTACCGATGCTGTTTCGTTCACTCGTCGGTGAAACTCAGAAGGACCTGAAGAAGGAACTTCCGGGATTCGTGCGCGAGCGCGTCGGCTTTTTCCTGGCAGCCTGCGAGACGGACTGGTCGTACTAG
- a CDS encoding PepSY domain-containing protein, which yields MSKQHLFALIMWSATLAATGAVADVQKSADADSRSASAQSQVEEAAIQRVLSEFRTIRVPLSRAMAIAERLHDGSKTADISFEIDGPPVYRVRTIRNEHVWENAIDANTGSITGKEMTSSLKELDREDLANIVALKWIKPELSDAVQVAEKAAAGSALAGGLIRQDGKLNFVIVVASGDHLKEVLLEPPKVGKQDTSRH from the coding sequence ATGTCGAAGCAGCATTTGTTTGCCCTGATCATGTGGTCCGCCACGCTCGCCGCGACCGGCGCCGTCGCTGACGTACAAAAATCTGCAGATGCAGACAGCCGAAGCGCGAGCGCGCAAAGCCAGGTCGAAGAGGCCGCTATCCAACGCGTGCTTTCGGAATTTCGCACCATACGCGTCCCGCTCAGCCGGGCGATGGCGATCGCGGAGCGCCTGCATGACGGTTCGAAGACCGCCGACATCAGCTTCGAGATCGACGGCCCGCCCGTCTACCGCGTTCGCACGATCCGGAATGAGCACGTGTGGGAGAACGCCATCGACGCAAATACCGGAAGCATCACCGGCAAGGAGATGACGTCGTCGCTGAAGGAGCTCGATCGGGAAGACCTCGCCAACATCGTCGCCTTGAAATGGATCAAGCCGGAATTGTCGGATGCCGTGCAGGTCGCCGAGAAAGCGGCGGCCGGCAGCGCGCTGGCCGGTGGACTGATCCGACAGGACGGCAAACTCAACTTCGTGATCGTCGTCGCCTCCGGGGACCATTTGAAGGAGGTGCTGCTCGAGCCTCCCAAGGTCGGAAAGCAAGACACGAGCCGCCATTAA
- a CDS encoding DUF3734 domain-containing protein produces the protein MNFQPRSQLSSAQRQLPFDCIALLLQGGGALGAYQAGVYEALAEASIHPDWVAGISIGAINAAIIAGNPPESRVNRLRDFWTQVTSTAPWDWSGNPFLDWARSDNTRNLINQMSAGLAATCGATGFFSARPVLPWLQPGGASDATSIYDTRALKTTLERLVDFDRINAGMTRFSAGAVNVRTGNFVYFDNTTHTIRPEHIMASGALPPGFPAVEIEGEHYWDGGLVSNTPLQWVIESDAPQDMLAFQVDLWSARGQLPRNMAEVVTRHKEIQYSSRTRASTDQFKHVQRLRRALTDLLGRLPDDLSQHETVKLLSTAVSRNVYNIVHLIYRARNHEGHSKDYEFSRLSMQDHWLAGYHDALRTLRHPEVLARPSSPDGVFTFDLEHDGRE, from the coding sequence ATGAACTTCCAGCCTCGATCACAGCTCTCATCCGCACAACGGCAGCTTCCGTTCGACTGCATCGCGCTGCTGTTGCAAGGCGGCGGTGCGCTTGGCGCGTACCAGGCGGGCGTGTACGAAGCCTTGGCCGAAGCCAGCATTCATCCCGACTGGGTTGCTGGCATCTCGATCGGAGCCATCAATGCCGCCATCATCGCTGGCAATCCGCCCGAGTCCCGTGTCAACCGCCTGCGCGATTTCTGGACCCAGGTGACCTCGACGGCCCCCTGGGATTGGTCCGGCAATCCTTTCCTGGATTGGGCGCGGAGCGACAATACGCGCAACCTCATCAACCAGATGAGCGCAGGTCTGGCGGCCACGTGTGGCGCCACCGGATTCTTCTCCGCCCGTCCCGTCCTGCCCTGGCTGCAGCCCGGCGGAGCCAGCGATGCGACCAGCATCTATGACACACGCGCGCTCAAGACCACGCTGGAGCGCTTGGTCGATTTCGATCGTATCAATGCCGGGATGACGCGCTTCAGCGCCGGCGCGGTCAACGTCCGAACCGGCAATTTCGTCTATTTCGACAACACGACCCATACGATCCGGCCGGAGCACATCATGGCGAGCGGCGCGCTGCCGCCGGGCTTTCCGGCGGTGGAGATCGAGGGCGAGCACTATTGGGATGGCGGTCTCGTCTCCAACACGCCGCTGCAGTGGGTGATCGAATCTGATGCCCCGCAGGACATGCTCGCATTCCAGGTCGACCTCTGGAGCGCGCGCGGTCAACTTCCCCGCAACATGGCTGAGGTCGTCACGCGGCACAAGGAAATCCAGTATTCGAGCCGCACGCGCGCCAGCACCGACCAGTTCAAGCACGTGCAGCGCCTGCGGCGCGCACTCACCGATCTATTGGGGAGGCTGCCCGACGATCTCAGTCAGCATGAAACCGTGAAACTGCTCAGCACGGCGGTCTCGCGTAACGTCTATAACATCGTCCACTTGATCTATCGCGCGCGCAATCACGAGGGGCATTCCAAGGACTACGAGTTCTCGCGGCTGTCCATGCAGGACCATTGGCTTGCCGGCTATCACGACGCATTGCGCACCTTGCGCCATCCCGAGGTGCTCGCTCGGCCTTCGAGTCCTGACGGGGTCTTCACCTTCGATCTCGAACACGACGGCCGCGAGTAA
- a CDS encoding acetoacetate decarboxylase — protein sequence MRETDVKQRAFAMPLTNPAYSPGPYRFVDREYLIITYHTDPTKLRAVVPGPLEVDEREALVKYEFIRMPDSNGFGDYTESGQVIPVSFRGRKGSYTHCMFLNDEGPIAGGRELWGFPKKLAQPTLRTEIDTLIGTLDYGPLRVATGTMGYKHREADLAKVKATLSEPNFLLKIIPHVDGSPRICELVQYHLEDIVLKGAWTGPAALALTPHALAPVAELPVLEIVSAVHIRADLTLGLGKVVHDYLQQPARDAIQARGKALVF from the coding sequence ATGCGCGAGACTGATGTGAAACAACGGGCCTTCGCCATGCCACTGACCAACCCGGCCTATTCGCCCGGGCCCTACCGGTTCGTCGATCGCGAGTACCTGATCATCACCTATCATACTGATCCGACAAAGCTCCGGGCCGTGGTTCCGGGTCCACTCGAGGTCGACGAGCGAGAAGCTCTCGTCAAATACGAGTTCATCCGCATGCCCGATTCCAACGGCTTTGGCGACTACACGGAAAGCGGACAGGTCATCCCCGTCTCCTTCCGCGGGCGCAAGGGCAGCTACACCCATTGCATGTTCCTCAACGACGAAGGACCCATTGCGGGCGGGCGCGAGCTATGGGGCTTCCCGAAAAAGCTCGCACAGCCGACGTTGCGGACCGAGATCGACACCCTGATCGGCACGCTGGATTACGGCCCGCTCCGTGTCGCCACGGGGACGATGGGCTACAAGCACCGCGAAGCCGACCTGGCGAAGGTCAAGGCCACGCTTAGCGAGCCGAACTTCCTGCTCAAGATCATCCCGCACGTCGACGGCAGCCCACGCATCTGCGAGCTCGTTCAATATCATCTCGAGGACATCGTGCTGAAAGGTGCATGGACCGGACCGGCGGCCCTGGCCCTTACCCCACACGCCTTGGCGCCTGTCGCCGAACTGCCGGTCCTGGAGATCGTCTCAGCCGTCCACATCCGCGCCGACCTCACGCTCGGCCTCGGCAAGGTGGTGCACGACTATCTGCAACAGCCGGCGCGCGACGCTATTCAAGCACGTGGCAAAGCTCTGGTCTTTTAG
- a CDS encoding NAD(P)-dependent oxidoreductase, which yields MTPTIAIIAPGAMGSAIAARLNRQGVKVLTSLEGRGSKSRARAEAAGMQHAEDQRLVDEAGVIFSIVPPSEANALAQRFAVRLGRAVHAPLFVDCNAVGVSTMTGIDRLFRRAGARLVDGAIIGFPPKGDDPGPAFYFSGDAAPELKELTKYGLDVRIVDGPIGAASALKLSYAGITKGLVAIATAMVLAAERAGASSALKAELAASQPQLLARFAKTLPDMYPKAYRWVEEMHAISEFIGGEFPEALIYKGAAGLYERIAADVSEEGDACGRIDAFLAS from the coding sequence ATGACACCGACAATTGCGATCATCGCACCTGGTGCAATGGGAAGCGCCATCGCGGCACGCCTGAACCGGCAGGGCGTGAAGGTCCTCACGTCCCTCGAGGGCCGCGGCTCCAAGAGCAGGGCACGGGCGGAGGCGGCGGGCATGCAGCATGCCGAGGATCAGCGCCTGGTGGACGAAGCCGGCGTGATCTTCTCGATCGTGCCGCCAAGCGAGGCGAATGCGCTTGCCCAGCGCTTCGCCGTGAGACTTGGGCGCGCCGTTCATGCGCCGCTCTTCGTCGATTGCAACGCCGTCGGCGTCTCGACGATGACAGGCATCGACCGTCTGTTCCGGCGCGCTGGCGCGCGCCTCGTTGACGGCGCAATCATCGGCTTTCCGCCGAAAGGCGATGATCCGGGACCCGCCTTTTATTTTTCGGGCGATGCGGCGCCGGAACTCAAGGAGTTGACGAAGTATGGTCTCGACGTCCGCATCGTCGACGGTCCAATTGGTGCGGCCTCGGCATTGAAGCTGTCCTACGCGGGCATTACCAAGGGGCTGGTGGCGATCGCGACCGCGATGGTGCTGGCTGCCGAACGCGCGGGAGCAAGCTCTGCGCTGAAGGCGGAACTGGCGGCGAGCCAGCCGCAACTGTTGGCCCGCTTCGCCAAGACGCTGCCGGACATGTACCCGAAAGCCTATCGCTGGGTCGAGGAGATGCACGCGATCTCCGAGTTCATCGGCGGGGAGTTCCCGGAAGCGCTGATCTACAAGGGTGCGGCCGGTCTCTATGAGCGGATTGCTGCCGACGTCTCGGAGGAGGGTGACGCGTGCGGGCGCATCGATGCTTTCCTGGCGTCGTAG
- a CDS encoding AEC family transporter → MTLTVLVPIFAMLALGFAAARSGLLTAEANGGLLKLVACFAIPALLFRSLAGGAPAAGDGEIALIYLLGCAALLVIAFIYGRLALGLSLAECVVFGMGVIYSNSSLIGVPIAQALLGNQGVALLSQIIAIHTLVLIPLATLLLAFGNSARGGSKALMSAISNPMTVALAAGLVWRRTGLAVPEPIDHVIGMLAAAAPALSLIALGATVARVPLPTNFAAPVAAVVLKLVIHPLLIWSIAHAMGLPKEQILIATMTAALPPGINVYVLASHFGRHAEDAARSFALATTLSAVSISIVVQAIAWR, encoded by the coding sequence ATGACCTTGACCGTCCTCGTGCCGATTTTCGCGATGCTCGCTCTGGGCTTTGCCGCCGCCCGGAGCGGGCTGCTCACGGCAGAGGCCAATGGCGGGCTTCTCAAGCTGGTTGCCTGCTTCGCAATTCCGGCGCTCCTCTTTCGATCGCTCGCGGGAGGCGCGCCGGCGGCTGGCGACGGCGAGATAGCGTTGATCTATCTGCTCGGCTGTGCGGCACTGCTCGTCATCGCCTTCATTTACGGGCGTCTTGCGCTCGGCTTGAGTCTGGCCGAATGCGTCGTGTTCGGGATGGGCGTGATCTATTCGAACTCCTCGCTGATCGGTGTTCCGATTGCCCAGGCTTTGCTCGGGAACCAGGGCGTCGCACTGCTGAGCCAGATCATCGCCATTCACACGCTCGTCCTGATTCCGCTCGCTACGCTGTTGCTGGCATTCGGCAACAGCGCAAGGGGAGGCTCGAAAGCGCTGATGTCCGCAATCAGCAACCCGATGACAGTCGCTCTGGCCGCCGGCCTCGTCTGGCGCCGCACCGGGCTCGCTGTTCCGGAGCCGATCGATCACGTCATCGGCATGCTGGCGGCCGCGGCGCCGGCATTGTCGTTGATTGCACTGGGGGCGACCGTGGCGCGCGTGCCGCTGCCGACCAATTTCGCGGCGCCAGTCGCGGCGGTCGTGCTCAAGCTCGTCATTCACCCGCTGCTGATCTGGTCGATTGCGCATGCGATGGGTTTGCCCAAGGAGCAGATCCTGATCGCAACGATGACCGCGGCGCTGCCACCCGGCATCAACGTCTATGTCCTGGCGTCGCATTTTGGTCGCCATGCCGAGGACGCCGCGCGCTCGTTCGCGCTGGCGACGACGCTGTCGGCCGTCAGCATTTCCATTGTCGTCCAGGCGATCGCCTGGCGCTGA
- a CDS encoding 3-keto-5-aminohexanoate cleavage protein, with amino-acid sequence MPKTLILGCCSTGAKYTPLNHHLSGDAVLDRICTGVDIAVTEEEIAREVEELTNLGCRYYHYHGRNPLTREQTTDNDIYRRVSLLVQRLSPDMLISFGASRNGREVIQRISAHGEWERVSHAGLSLGAGGAHFITMQAAIELQIVCDLEDRIGPLTRELVDSDLFLREVERYQPSTRQEEVKMNTNSTANGNNYGRSSPAVQLTAYGQAVAARRRLHLLDEIEWVQTIRSYAMSRMAIARHDIRLAGADQLNVTLLFGFSPKLPFPETYDQFRSVVSVAKSLERDTPEGVRKRKVSITVGAAILPHHAAREVRVMDVGRLAGHPLDAMRRVIGYAAQDDSEVDVVRVGMEDTPFLLGHDGKIRPTTNVELCTVAADMLDRHGVTVQTDPSDITERRAPLMRAAA; translated from the coding sequence ATGCCGAAGACCCTGATACTTGGATGCTGCTCGACCGGTGCAAAATATACGCCTCTGAATCACCATCTGTCCGGCGATGCCGTGCTCGATCGCATCTGCACCGGCGTCGACATCGCCGTCACCGAAGAGGAGATCGCGCGCGAGGTGGAGGAGCTGACCAATCTCGGCTGCCGCTATTATCACTATCATGGCCGCAATCCGTTGACTCGCGAACAGACCACGGACAACGACATATATCGCAGGGTCAGCCTGCTGGTACAGCGCCTGTCGCCCGACATGTTGATAAGCTTCGGGGCCAGCCGGAACGGCCGGGAGGTGATCCAGCGGATCAGCGCGCATGGCGAGTGGGAGCGGGTCAGCCACGCCGGCCTGTCGCTCGGCGCGGGCGGCGCACATTTCATCACAATGCAGGCCGCCATCGAGCTGCAGATCGTCTGCGACCTCGAAGATCGCATCGGTCCGCTGACCCGCGAGCTTGTCGACAGCGACTTATTCCTGCGCGAGGTCGAGCGTTATCAGCCATCGACCCGTCAGGAGGAGGTGAAGATGAACACCAACTCGACGGCGAACGGCAACAATTACGGCCGGTCATCGCCCGCGGTGCAGCTGACCGCCTATGGACAGGCGGTGGCAGCACGCCGGCGGCTGCATCTTCTCGACGAGATCGAGTGGGTCCAGACCATCCGCAGCTATGCGATGTCGCGCATGGCGATCGCGCGGCATGACATCAGGCTGGCCGGAGCCGACCAGCTCAATGTCACCCTGCTGTTCGGCTTCTCGCCGAAGCTGCCGTTCCCGGAGACCTACGATCAATTCCGGTCCGTCGTCTCCGTGGCCAAATCGCTCGAGCGCGATACCCCCGAAGGGGTGCGCAAACGAAAGGTCTCGATCACGGTCGGAGCCGCGATCCTGCCGCATCATGCCGCGCGCGAGGTTCGGGTGATGGACGTGGGGCGGTTGGCAGGCCATCCGCTCGACGCCATGCGCAGGGTGATCGGCTATGCCGCGCAGGATGACAGCGAGGTGGATGTCGTGCGCGTCGGCATGGAAGACACACCGTTCCTGCTCGGCCACGACGGCAAGATCAGGCCGACCACCAATGTCGAGCTGTGCACCGTGGCTGCCGACATGCTGGATCGTCACGGCGTCACGGTGCAGACCGATCCCTCCGATATCACCGAGCGGCGGGCTCCGTTGATGCGCGCAGCCGCATGA
- a CDS encoding c-type cytochrome, producing the protein MPGLGLATLLFAATANAPIAVADIVAGKALFEQCAACHGATGDGTEQGPSLHGVVGRKAGQMQNFRYSRAMQRSGIVWSEETLARYLSDPQDVVPGNRMPFGGLATPEESKDVVSYLESLK; encoded by the coding sequence ATGCCTGGACTGGGTCTTGCCACGCTGCTGTTCGCAGCGACTGCCAACGCCCCGATCGCCGTGGCCGATATCGTCGCCGGCAAGGCGCTGTTCGAACAATGCGCGGCCTGCCACGGCGCGACCGGCGATGGCACCGAACAGGGCCCGTCGCTGCATGGCGTTGTCGGTCGCAAGGCCGGCCAGATGCAGAATTTCCGCTACTCGCGCGCGATGCAGCGTAGCGGGATCGTGTGGAGCGAGGAGACGCTGGCGCGATACCTGTCCGATCCCCAGGATGTCGTTCCCGGCAATCGCATGCCTTTCGGGGGGCTCGCCACGCCCGAGGAGAGCAAGGACGTCGTGAGCTACCTGGAAAGCCTGAAGTAA
- a CDS encoding GMC family oxidoreductase: protein MAKVLKATDAVIVGLGWTGAIMARELTRAGLDVVALERGPDRDPAADFALPAIRDELRYSVRQELMQDPKMETVTLRHRLDDKARPVRRFGAFLPGDGVGGMGTHWNGNTFRFLPSDHNLRTHLTERYGRARIPDDMTIQDWGVTYDELEPHYARFEALCGVSGKAGNIGGRIQAGGNPFEGPRSGEYPNAPLVSSHANELFRRAATELGLHPFPAPASNSSAPYRNPEGAQLGACQYCGHCDRFGCEANAKATPLSTLAPALGKAPGFRKVTNAYATRVLYDAQTRRATGVRYIDLRSGETYDLPAEIVILSAWVFGNTRLMLLSGIGQPYDPRAGTGVVGKNYCYQIQPTVQLFFKDEELNPFMGAGGLGMVVDDFNGDNFDHADLGFLGGGYISLNSTNGRPISFRPTPPGTPAWGAAWKRETAKWYRKTALVLCEGMNYASRANSIDLDPTYRDMFGQPLLRMTFNFTQNDRAMADYLLGKAAEIGRAMNATIVAPQPRKGDFNVVSYQSSHNTGGTIMGRTPADSVVNRYLQSWDAHNLFVLGSSVFPQNAGYNPTAAAAATAYWCADALVKTYLKSPSPMVQL from the coding sequence ATGGCAAAGGTCTTGAAGGCGACGGATGCCGTGATTGTCGGCCTCGGATGGACGGGCGCGATCATGGCGCGCGAGCTCACCCGCGCCGGCCTCGACGTGGTGGCGCTGGAGCGGGGACCGGATCGTGACCCCGCTGCTGACTTCGCATTGCCGGCGATCCGCGACGAGCTACGCTACTCGGTTCGCCAGGAGCTGATGCAGGACCCGAAGATGGAAACGGTCACGCTCCGCCACCGCCTCGACGACAAGGCGAGGCCGGTTCGGCGGTTCGGCGCCTTTCTGCCTGGTGACGGCGTCGGCGGCATGGGCACGCACTGGAACGGCAATACATTCCGCTTCCTTCCCTCCGACCACAATCTCAGAACGCATCTCACCGAGCGTTATGGTCGTGCGCGCATTCCCGACGACATGACGATCCAGGACTGGGGCGTCACCTATGATGAGCTGGAGCCGCATTATGCGCGGTTCGAAGCCCTCTGCGGCGTATCGGGCAAGGCCGGCAATATCGGGGGCAGGATTCAGGCGGGCGGCAATCCTTTCGAAGGGCCCCGCAGCGGCGAATATCCGAATGCGCCGCTGGTATCGTCTCATGCCAACGAGCTGTTCCGGCGCGCGGCGACCGAGCTCGGTTTGCATCCGTTTCCGGCACCGGCCTCCAACTCCAGCGCACCCTATCGCAATCCGGAAGGGGCCCAGCTCGGGGCCTGCCAGTACTGCGGCCATTGCGATCGCTTCGGATGTGAAGCGAACGCCAAGGCCACGCCGCTGAGCACGCTCGCGCCTGCGCTCGGCAAGGCGCCCGGCTTTCGCAAGGTGACCAATGCCTACGCGACGCGCGTGCTTTACGATGCGCAGACCCGACGCGCGACGGGGGTCCGCTACATCGACCTGAGGTCCGGCGAGACTTACGATCTGCCGGCGGAGATCGTCATTCTCTCGGCCTGGGTGTTCGGCAATACCCGCCTGATGCTGTTATCGGGGATCGGCCAGCCCTACGATCCCCGCGCCGGCACCGGCGTCGTCGGCAAGAACTACTGCTACCAGATCCAGCCGACGGTGCAGCTGTTCTTCAAGGACGAGGAACTGAACCCGTTCATGGGCGCCGGCGGTCTCGGCATGGTGGTAGACGACTTCAACGGCGACAATTTCGATCACGCCGATCTCGGCTTCCTCGGCGGCGGTTACATCTCGTTGAACAGCACCAATGGCCGACCGATTTCGTTCCGCCCAACTCCACCCGGAACGCCCGCATGGGGCGCGGCCTGGAAACGGGAAACCGCGAAATGGTACCGCAAGACCGCGTTGGTGCTGTGCGAGGGCATGAACTACGCATCGCGCGCCAACTCGATCGATCTCGATCCGACCTATCGCGACATGTTCGGTCAGCCGCTGCTGCGGATGACGTTCAATTTCACGCAGAACGATCGCGCGATGGCCGATTATCTGCTCGGGAAGGCTGCGGAAATCGGTCGCGCGATGAATGCGACCATCGTCGCGCCGCAGCCGCGCAAGGGCGATTTCAACGTCGTCTCCTACCAATCGAGCCACAACACCGGCGGCACGATCATGGGGCGCACGCCCGCGGACAGTGTGGTGAACCGCTATCTGCAGAGCTGGGACGCGCACAATCTGTTCGTGCTGGGATCATCGGTCTTTCCGCAGAACGCCGGCTACAATCCGACTGCAGCGGCGGCGGCCACGGCCTATTGGTGCGCGGATGCGCTGGTCAAGACCTATCTGAAATCCCCTTCGCCAATGGTGCAGCTGTGA
- a CDS encoding gluconate 2-dehydrogenase subunit 3 family protein has protein sequence MLDRRGFIASGGVLALVPGGAAAAPTADVVTKDNPAATIDATVEPLYALTPREAEFLAAVVDAFIPADDLSPSGSECGVVAFIDRQLAGAYGAGARLYQEGPFQPSNGQPQFGSQSPLAPLAFIRLGIAELDAWAAAQCGARVSQLSPPMLEALLRDVEAGKVAFPRIDARAFLAALLQLSMEGFFSDPIYGGNRGKASWRMIGYPGLPATYAKAIKNHRGRRYEAEPRSIADFL, from the coding sequence ATGCTCGACCGACGTGGCTTCATCGCATCAGGTGGTGTTCTCGCGCTTGTCCCCGGCGGAGCCGCAGCCGCGCCCACGGCGGACGTGGTCACGAAGGACAATCCCGCCGCGACTATTGATGCGACCGTCGAACCTCTTTACGCCCTGACGCCGCGCGAAGCAGAGTTTCTGGCGGCCGTTGTGGATGCCTTCATTCCAGCCGACGACCTGTCGCCATCAGGTTCCGAATGCGGTGTGGTCGCCTTCATCGATCGGCAGCTCGCTGGCGCTTACGGCGCGGGCGCGCGGCTCTATCAGGAGGGCCCTTTTCAGCCGAGCAACGGACAGCCGCAGTTCGGATCGCAGTCTCCGCTGGCGCCGCTGGCTTTCATCCGCCTCGGCATCGCCGAGCTCGACGCGTGGGCGGCCGCGCAGTGCGGCGCCCGGGTCAGCCAGCTGTCGCCACCGATGCTGGAGGCGCTGCTGCGGGACGTCGAAGCAGGCAAGGTCGCTTTTCCGCGCATCGATGCGCGCGCATTCTTGGCCGCGCTGCTGCAACTTTCGATGGAGGGCTTCTTCTCGGATCCGATCTATGGCGGCAACCGCGGGAAGGCATCGTGGCGGATGATCGGCTATCCAGGGCTGCCCGCGACCTATGCAAAGGCAATCAAGAATCATCGGGGGCGGCGCTATGAGGCCGAACCTCGATCGATTGCAGATTTCCTCTGA
- a CDS encoding LysR family transcriptional regulator: MLDIRWLEDFIVVAETRNITKAAELRNVTQSGLSRRIQSLENWAGAPLIDRRHSPLELTEAGHKLVDVANEALGRLNGIRRTIREDQNERLRSIRFAAPHILSVTFFPRWLLAIQAKLGSTRLSVTSDNLPGCASLFEDGAVDFVVCLVDAEGAILRGAGRPLAIERCASISIGKERLIPLSAPAADGKPLHRLDLNPRLSTSYLAYSRECSLGWAVEDLIARRPDLVQLHSLYDNSLADGLRTMALAGLGVAWLPLTTTHNDIIRGKLVRTGDPLLAIDLDVRLYRPAQRLAKKAEELWSRLTTEGLGALLGPAAFPPDIATTIHTEDVQTLRQ, translated from the coding sequence ATGCTCGACATACGCTGGCTTGAAGACTTCATCGTCGTCGCCGAGACGCGCAACATCACCAAGGCCGCCGAATTGCGCAACGTCACTCAGTCCGGCCTGAGCCGCCGCATCCAGTCGCTGGAGAATTGGGCCGGCGCGCCCCTGATCGACCGCCGCCACTCACCGCTCGAACTCACCGAGGCCGGTCACAAGCTGGTGGATGTCGCCAACGAGGCGCTCGGTCGCCTGAACGGCATTCGCCGCACGATTCGTGAGGACCAGAACGAACGCCTGCGAAGCATCCGCTTCGCGGCCCCGCATATTCTGTCGGTCACGTTCTTTCCGCGCTGGCTGCTCGCCATCCAGGCGAAGCTCGGCTCCACCCGACTGTCAGTCACCTCGGACAATCTGCCGGGCTGCGCCAGCCTGTTTGAAGATGGCGCGGTCGATTTCGTCGTCTGTCTTGTCGATGCGGAAGGAGCGATTCTGCGCGGTGCGGGCCGGCCATTGGCCATCGAGCGCTGCGCATCGATCTCGATCGGCAAGGAGCGGCTCATTCCGCTCTCGGCCCCCGCCGCCGACGGCAAGCCGCTGCATCGGCTCGACCTCAACCCGCGGCTCTCAACATCCTATCTCGCCTATAGCCGGGAATGCTCGCTCGGCTGGGCGGTCGAAGACCTCATCGCGCGCCGGCCCGATCTGGTGCAGCTCCATAGTCTCTACGACAACTCTCTGGCCGATGGCCTGCGGACCATGGCGCTTGCAGGCCTGGGTGTTGCGTGGCTGCCGCTGACGACCACGCATAACGACATCATTCGCGGCAAGTTGGTGCGAACCGGCGATCCGCTACTCGCCATCGATCTCGATGTTCGGCTCTATCGTCCTGCGCAGCGGCTGGCGAAGAAGGCCGAGGAGCTCTGGTCCCGGTTGACGACCGAAGGACTGGGAGCTCTGCTGGGGCCCGCTGCTTTCCCTCCTGACATCGCCACGACGATTCACACCGAGGACGTGCAGACGCTTCGTCAGTAA